Part of the Streptomyces sp. NBC_01353 genome, TTCGTCAGCACCTTCCTCTCGGGCGACGCCTCGAGCGCAGCGACGAAGGTCTCCACGAGCAGGACGTGACCGAAGCGGGTACGGCCGCCGGTGAGCGAGTACGGGCGCACGCGCGCGGGGCGCCGGCCGTCCCCGCGGATCGGCAGCTTGTGGGCGTGCGATGCGGACGTCACTGGGTGCTCTCCAACGATTTGCGCAGCTCACTGCGGAGTTCGGGGGTGAGTACATGTCCGGCGCGGCCGACGAAGAGCGCCATGTGGTACGCCACGACGCTCATGTCGCAGTCGGGTTCGGCGTGCACACCGAGCAGCGAACCGTCGCTGATCGACATGACGAAGACGCTGCCCTCCTCCATCGCCACCATCGTCTGCTTGACCCCGCCGCCGTCCATCAGCCGGGCCGCGCCGATGGTGAGGCTGCCGATGCCCGAGACGATCGTGGCCAGGTCGGCGCTGGACCCCCGCGGGCCGCGGGAGCGGCCCTTGGCGGGGGTGGCGGCGGCCTGCACTGCCGGGTCGGACGAGAGCAGCAGCAGCCCGTCGGACGAGACGACGGCGACCGAGCGGAGCCCTGGCACCTCCTCGACGAGGTTGCCCAGCAGCCAGTGCAGGTTGCGGGCCTCCCTGCTCAGTCCGAATGTTCCGGTCGCAGTCAACTGCGTGCCTCCTCGACTGTGTCCCCCGTCTTCTCCTCGGTCCCTGCGGTCTGCGTCTGTACGGCTTCGATCTCCGCCTCTACGTCTCGGCGCCCCTCCTGGGCCCCTCGGTGGAAGCCGCCGAGCCTGCGTCGCAGCTCCTCGGCGTCGACCCCGCCCGTGCGTGGGGCGGCGGGGGCATCGGCCTGGCGGACGATCTGGGGGGTGCGCTTGGGCAGGCCCTTGTCCGTCAGGCGCTG contains:
- a CDS encoding roadblock/LC7 domain-containing protein codes for the protein MTATGTFGLSREARNLHWLLGNLVEEVPGLRSVAVVSSDGLLLLSSDPAVQAAATPAKGRSRGPRGSSADLATIVSGIGSLTIGAARLMDGGGVKQTMVAMEEGSVFVMSISDGSLLGVHAEPDCDMSVVAYHMALFVGRAGHVLTPELRSELRKSLESTQ